From one Lolium rigidum isolate FL_2022 chromosome 4, APGP_CSIRO_Lrig_0.1, whole genome shotgun sequence genomic stretch:
- the LOC124708315 gene encoding cysteine protease XCP1-like, which translates to MKLSLALLLCVVGACMARNSEFSIVGYSEEDLSSHDRIVELFERWLAKHQKAYASFEEKLHRFEVFKDNLKHIDEINREVTSYWLGLNEFADLTHEEFKASYLGLSPPPARRSSSTRSFRYEDINAGDLPKSVDWRKKGAVTDVKNQGQCGSCWAFSTVAAVEGINAIVTGNLTALSEQELIDCSVDGNNGCNGGMMDYAFSYIASSGGLHTEEAYPYLMEEGSCGDGKKSESEAVAISGYEDVPANDEQSLIKALAHQPISVAIEASGRHFQFYSGGVYDGPCGAQLDHGVAAVGYGSDKGKGHDYIVVKNSWGDKWGEKGYIRMKRGTGKGEGLCGINKMASYPTKDN; encoded by the exons ATGAAGCTCTCCCTTGCTCTTCTCCTCTGCGTTGTCGGTGCCTGCATGGCCCGCAACAGCGAGTTCTCCATCGTCGGGTACTCGGAGGAGGACCTGTCCTCCCACGACAGGATCGTCGAGCTGTTCGAGAGGTGGCTAGCCAAGCACCAGAAGGCGTACGCCAGCTTCGAGGAGAAGCTGCACCGGTTCGAGGTGTTCAAGGACAACCTGAAGCACATCGACGAGATCAACCGGGAGGTGACCAGCTACTGGCTGGGCCTCAACGAGTTCGCTGACCTCACCCACGAGGAGTTCAAGGCCTCCTACCTCGGCCTCAGCCCTCCTCCggctcgccggagcagcagcacCCGAAGCTTCAGGTACGAGGACATCAACGCCGGCGACCTTCCCAAGTCGGTGGACTGGAGGAAGAAGGGCGCGGTGACGGACGTGAAGAACCAGGGGCAGTGCGGCAGCTGCTGGGCCTTCTCGACCGTGGCGGCGGTGGAAGGGATCAACGCCATTGTGACCGGCAACCTGACGGCGCTGTCGGAGCAGGAGCTCATCGACTGCAGCGTCGACGGCAACAATGGCTGCAACGGTGGCATGATGGACTACGCATTCTCCTACATCGCCTCCAGCGGCGGGCTCCACACCGAGGAGGCATACCCTTACCTCATGGAGGAAGGCAGCTGCGGCGACGGCAAGAAGAGCGAGTCTGAGGCGGTGGCGATCAGCGGCTACGAGGATGTGCCCGCCAACGACGAGCAGTCCCTCATCAAGGCACTCGCCCACCAGCCCATCTCCGTCGCCATCGAGGCATCCGGCAGGCACTTCCAGTTCTACAGCGGG GGAGTTTACGACGGTCCTTGCGGCGCGCAGCTGGACCACGGCGTGGCGGCGGTCGGGTACGGGTCGGACAAGGGGAAGGGCCATGACTACATCGTGGTGAAGAACTCGTGGGGCGACAAGTGGGGCGAGAAGGGGTACATCAGGATGAAGAGGGGCACCGGCAAGGGCGAGGGCCTCTGCGGCATCAACAAGATGGCCTCCTACCCGACCAAGGACAACTGA
- the LOC124708316 gene encoding general transcription and DNA repair factor IIH subunit TFB5-like, with protein sequence MVNAIKGLFISCDVPMAQFIVNLNASMPASERFIVHILDPTHMFIQPHMGEYIRSKIAEFRDQNSYEKPT encoded by the exons ATGGTTAATGCAATCAAGGGGTTGTTCATCTCCTG CGATGTACCGATGGCACAGTTCATTGTCAATCTGAATGCTTCAATGCCCGCATCGGAGAGGTTCATCGTGCACATTCTTGACCCTACGCACATGTTTATCCAGCCTCATATGGGAGAGTATATCAGAAGCAAGATAGCAGAGTTCAGAGACCAGAACAGCTACGAGAAACCAACTTGA
- the LOC124646931 gene encoding probable serine/threonine-protein kinase WNK2 yields the protein MPPPEAETEPEFAEVDPTGRYGRYTEVLGKGAFKTVYKAFDQLEGLEVAWNQIKVGDILRNNDDLERLRSEVRLLKTLKHKNVIKFYNSWLDKKNNKINFITEVFTSGTLRQYRIKHRKVDIRALKKWSRQILSGLVYLHGHDPPVIHRDLKCDNIFVNGNQGEVKIGDLGLATILDNARSAHSIIGTPEFMAPELYDEEYNELVDIYAFGMCLLELVTFEYPYCECSNAAQIYKKVSDGEKPASLAKIEDPEVKFFIEKCITQASQRLSAQELLVDPFLLDVDDERIFYPPSNANTSDTVGSSNPSSNYRYDRVPSSVGSREQTGSMQGSHVSDTHIHGNTDRHPSTGRIITVESQRKDLNTIFLKLRIADSTGHAQNIHFPFDIEADTSISVATEMVVQLDLTDQDVTSIAEMIDAEIRAHIPDWSFDESVDTQGDEIANSENGSSEADDEISELRNEHDATNNGFTQEQLPSGRKYWSDSPRRDNEISHSVEDPQIGDSMPNGTLKRNDAHDTESDEKPELEDICGRISCSLTLLNPSGVDRSSAGASAGTSSCSSNDGHSTTDPAERLSSLLSQQQEELSVLRKKHKADIEEILNDVPAQHREETLTRCRLKANQKNI from the exons ATGCCACCGCCGGAGGCGGAGACCGAGCCGGAGTTCGCCGAGGTCGACCCCACCGGCCGCTACGGACGG TACACGGAGGTTCTCGGCAAGGGCGCGTTCAAGACGGT TTACAAGGCTTTTGATCAACTCGAAGGGCTAGAGGTTGCGTGGAACCAGATCAAAGTGGGCGACATACTACGGAACAATGATGATTTGGAGAGGCTGAGATCAGAAGTGCGGCTGCTCAAGACTCTCAAGCACAAGAATGTAATCAAATTCTACAATTCATGGCTTGACAAGAAGAACAACAAAATCAATTTCATCACAGAAGTCTTCACATCAGGAACATTGCGCCA GTACCGTATTAAGCACAGGAAGGTAGACATTAGAGCTTTAAAGAAATGGTCAAGGCAGATCTTGAGCGGTTTGGTCTACCTCCATGGCCATGATCCACCAGTCATCCACAGAGACTTGAAATGTGATAATATATTTGTGAATGGAAACCAGGGCGAAGTTAAGATTGGAGATCTGGGGTTGGCAACCATTCTAGACAATGCACGATCGGCTCACAGTATCATCG GCACACCGGAATTCATGGCTCCTGAGCTCTATGATGAAGAATACAATGAGCTTGTAGACATTTATGCATTTGGGATGTGTTTACTGGAGCTTGTTACATTTGAGTACCCATATTGTGAATGCTCCAATGCAGCACAAATATACAAGAAAGTTTCTGAT GGTGAAAAACCTGCTTCACTGGCTAAGATTGAGGACCCTGAAGTCAAATTCTTTATAGAGAAATGCATCACCCAAGCTTCCCAAAGGCTCTCAGCGCAGGAATTATTAGTGGATCCTTTTCTCCTAGACGTTGATGATGAGAGGATATTTTATCCACCGTCAAATGCTAATACGTCAG ATACCGTTGGCAGTTCAAACCCAAGCTCAAATTACAGATATGATAGAGTACCATCATCTGTTGGTTCCCGAGAACAAACAG GCAGCATGCAGGGTTCACATGTAAGTGATACCCACATACATGGCAACACTGATCGACATCCTTCCACCGGTCGAATAATCACCGTCGAGAGTCAGCGGAAGGATCTAAATACAATATTTTTGAAATTGAGGATTGCTGATTCAACAG GTCATGCCCAAAACATCCACTTCCCATTTGACATTGAAGCAGACACTTCGATTAGTGTTGCAACCGAGATGGTTGTACAATTAGATCTTACAGACCAAGATGTCACATCGATTGCAGAAATGATAGATGCTGAAATACGGGCACACATTCCTGACTGGTCGTTTGATGAATCTGTCGACACCCAAGGAGATGAAATAGCTAATTCTGAAAACGGCAGTTCAGAAGCCGACGATGAGATTTCTGAGCTGCGTAATGAACATGATGCGACTAATAATGGTTTCACCCAAGAGCAGCTTCCTTCTGGGCGGAAGTACTGGTCTGACTCACCTAGAAGAGACAATGAAATCTCTCATTCGGTTGAGGACCCACAAATTGGTGATAGTATGCCAAATGGGACATTGAAACGAAATGATGCGCATGATACTGAGAGCGATGAGAAGCCTGAGTTAGAAGATATATGTGGGCGTATATCGTGCTCTTTGACTCTATTGAACCCATCTGGGGTCGACAGGAGTTCTGCTGGAGCTTCTGCTGGCACTAGCTCTTGCTCCTCTAACGATGGGCATAGCACAACAGATCCTGCTGAAAGGTTATCAAGTTTGTTATCGCAGCAACAAGAGGAGCTGAGTGTGCTGCGAAAGAAGCACAAGGCTGACATAGAGGAAATCCTGAATGACGTGCCTGCGCAGCATCGCGAGGAAACCTTGACTAGGTGTCGGTTGAAGGCAAATCAGAAAAACATATGA